In one window of Parabacteroides sp. FAFU027 DNA:
- a CDS encoding alpha-galactosidase, translating to MKRILLILIVLPIVQFVYSQASCYSSLKNDTLTIGNNQIERKFIWNIGNLITYSLTDKINKQQWQNQSRTPDFSISKDAKVTAESTCQSEWVKESEIHPRYLQTTVAFSLGTLQVKRVYRIYENSPAIACDTYLKGSLDNLLSGKEANQADMKNIEFAEDMKSKQMSAVLDQIHLKGQHWSLKAVEFFDVTDWNNNLVSERKILSYRKSSYRGNLLFASNGENDNGFFILKEAPCSGVQMAYQGSDFSAEFGKITVNGLGIAGGDIKPDTWVKTYGCVIGVYGKSELNGLVALRSYQKNIRKLTSDRDEMIMMNTWGDRSQDSKVNEKFCLQELECAARLGMTHFQIDDGWQTGKSPNSALARGTFTGIWSNKDYWKPDTLKYPRGLAPVVEKGRKLGIEICLWFNPSVQNDFADWEKDAQALIGLYKTYGIRIFKIDGLTIPSKQAEINLRNLFDKVLAETNNKVSFNLDATASRRGGYHMLNEYGNVFLENRYTDWQNYYPYWTLRNLWQLSKYVPAEKLQIEFLNKWRNAKKYGDDRFAPARYSFEYLFATAMTGQPLAWFEGSNLPEEAFKVQKLISDYKKVQHDFHTGVILPVGEEPSGRSWTGFQSIKDNKGYLLFFRENTPEDKAQVATWLPRGATVKCTPVLGNGKPVTATVGERGEIRVSIPAANDFVMYRYEVK from the coding sequence ATGAAACGTATATTATTGATCCTTATAGTATTACCGATCGTTCAGTTTGTCTATTCTCAGGCCAGTTGTTACAGCTCCCTGAAAAATGACACCCTGACAATCGGAAATAATCAGATCGAACGAAAATTCATCTGGAATATAGGAAATCTAATCACTTACAGCCTTACTGACAAAATCAATAAACAACAGTGGCAAAACCAGTCACGCACGCCTGATTTCAGTATTTCGAAAGATGCCAAAGTGACGGCAGAATCGACCTGCCAGTCGGAATGGGTCAAAGAGTCGGAGATTCATCCGCGATACCTTCAGACTACGGTTGCCTTTAGCCTCGGCACATTGCAGGTGAAGCGTGTATATCGCATTTACGAAAATAGTCCGGCCATAGCCTGCGATACTTATCTTAAAGGTTCGCTGGATAATTTGCTCTCGGGCAAGGAAGCCAATCAGGCTGACATGAAGAATATCGAATTTGCCGAAGATATGAAATCGAAGCAGATGTCTGCGGTATTGGACCAGATTCATCTGAAAGGACAGCATTGGAGCCTGAAAGCGGTCGAGTTTTTTGATGTTACGGACTGGAATAATAATCTGGTGTCGGAACGAAAGATCCTCTCTTACCGCAAAAGTTCCTATCGGGGAAATCTATTGTTTGCCTCCAATGGTGAAAATGACAACGGATTTTTTATCCTCAAGGAAGCACCTTGCTCCGGAGTACAGATGGCTTATCAGGGATCTGATTTCAGTGCCGAGTTTGGCAAAATCACAGTCAACGGCCTGGGAATCGCAGGTGGCGATATCAAGCCTGATACCTGGGTGAAAACCTACGGTTGTGTCATAGGTGTATATGGAAAAAGTGAACTTAATGGCCTGGTAGCCCTCCGTTCGTATCAGAAAAATATTCGTAAATTGACTTCTGACCGGGATGAGATGATTATGATGAATACCTGGGGCGATCGCAGTCAGGACTCCAAGGTGAATGAGAAATTCTGTTTGCAGGAGTTGGAATGTGCCGCCAGACTGGGAATGACCCATTTTCAGATCGATGATGGTTGGCAGACTGGAAAAAGCCCCAATTCGGCATTGGCCAGAGGTACATTTACCGGAATCTGGAGCAATAAGGATTATTGGAAACCCGATACGCTCAAGTATCCCCGGGGACTGGCGCCGGTGGTTGAAAAAGGAAGAAAGCTTGGCATCGAAATCTGTCTGTGGTTTAATCCCAGTGTCCAGAATGATTTTGCTGATTGGGAAAAAGATGCGCAGGCTTTGATCGGTCTTTATAAAACTTATGGAATACGAATCTTTAAGATCGATGGGCTTACTATACCGTCTAAGCAAGCCGAGATTAATCTTCGGAACTTGTTTGACAAAGTATTAGCCGAAACTAATAACAAGGTTTCCTTTAATCTCGATGCAACAGCCAGTCGCAGAGGAGGATATCACATGCTTAATGAGTATGGAAATGTATTCCTCGAGAACCGGTATACCGATTGGCAAAACTACTATCCTTACTGGACTCTCCGTAATTTGTGGCAATTGTCGAAATATGTGCCTGCCGAAAAGCTCCAGATCGAGTTTCTGAATAAATGGAGGAATGCAAAGAAATACGGTGACGACCGGTTTGCACCGGCCAGATATTCGTTTGAATACCTTTTTGCAACAGCAATGACCGGTCAGCCGTTGGCCTGGTTCGAAGGATCGAATCTGCCGGAAGAGGCATTTAAGGTACAGAAGCTGATCTCTGATTATAAGAAAGTCCAGCATGACTTTCATACCGGCGTGATACTCCCGGTAGGCGAGGAGCCCTCAGGCCGTTCATGGACCGGATTCCAGTCCATCAAGGATAATAAAGGGTACTTGCTCTTTTTTAGAGAAAACACTCCAGAGGATAAAGCTCAAGTAGCGACCTGGCTACCCCGGGGAGCGACGGTGAAATGTACCCCTGTGCTTGGCAATGGAAAACCGGTGACGGCTACAGTAGGGGAAAGAGGTGAAATTCGAGTCTCTATTCCCGCAGCAAACGACTTTGTAATGTACCGATATGAAGTAAAATAA
- a CDS encoding DUF5040 domain-containing protein, which produces MKKILLILGFLSLILCLNAAVPDSTYKYNILLTGASFASPQNTWFEQACRKLQARPINRAIGGEAIANTANRMVDGTLYTPEELEKIDAFVIMQVHDKDVFDESKLRAKYTDYPTPFNRDNYAIAFDYVIKRYITECYELRNNPKSKYFGTPIGKPVVIILCTNWHDGRVVYNTSVRKLADKWGFPVVEFDKYIGFSKNTLHPVTGKQYSLLYATDNQMVGGERFGQHPYRGEQSYIQQRMAAIFADLMQKILPIR; this is translated from the coding sequence ATGAAGAAAATCCTTCTTATATTGGGCTTTTTGTCTCTTATTCTCTGTCTAAATGCAGCAGTACCCGATTCCACTTATAAATACAATATTCTACTGACGGGTGCATCCTTTGCATCTCCCCAAAATACATGGTTCGAACAGGCGTGTCGTAAGTTACAGGCAAGACCGATCAATAGAGCTATTGGTGGTGAGGCCATTGCAAATACGGCCAACCGGATGGTGGATGGTACACTTTATACCCCTGAGGAGTTGGAAAAAATCGACGCATTTGTAATTATGCAGGTGCATGATAAAGACGTGTTTGACGAATCGAAGTTGCGGGCAAAATACACCGATTACCCCACTCCGTTCAACAGGGATAATTATGCCATTGCTTTTGATTATGTGATTAAGAGATACATCACTGAGTGTTACGAACTGCGCAACAATCCCAAGTCGAAATACTTTGGAACTCCTATCGGGAAACCTGTTGTAATCATTCTTTGCACAAACTGGCACGATGGCCGGGTGGTGTATAATACCTCTGTCAGAAAATTAGCGGATAAATGGGGCTTTCCTGTTGTTGAGTTCGATAAATATATCGGTTTCTCCAAAAATACCTTACATCCGGTTACCGGGAAACAGTACAGTTTGTTGTATGCCACTGATAATCAAATGGTCGGCGGTGAAAGGTTCGGACAGCATCCTTACCGTGGTGAACAGTCGTACATACAACAACGAATGGCTGCCATTTTCGCAGATCTGATGCAAAAGATCCTACCTATAAGATAG
- a CDS encoding FAD-dependent oxidoreductase — protein sequence MKKTLGLFISFLLAGSTLFAAELLVEAESFINKGGWVVDQQFMDVMGSPYIMAHGMGKPVADASTTVTFPGSGTYYVYVRTFNWTFPWAKGTGPGAFTLKVGGKRLSTTLGTEGSQWMWQKAGTVSVKDKQTTLVLSDLSGFNGRCDAIYFTTEKGSTPPADVNELALFRKKLLNIPLNPGNVEKYDLVVVGGGVAGMCAATAAARLGCKVALIHDRPVLGGNNSSEVRVHLGGSIEKGKNAGLGRMIREFGHTREGNAQKADVYEDEKKSDFIANEKNITLFTNCHATAVTTKDGKIESVLAKQVETGNEISFKAPIFADCTGDGTIGYLAGADYRMGRESRDEFGEDLAPEKADKMTMGASVQWYSVADNKPNSFPHFKYGVDFNEKNCEKVTMGEWKWETGMNFDQIKDFERVRDYGLLVVYSNWSFLKNELKDNQKYQSRKLEWVAYIAGKRESRRLMGDYILKQDDIDKNMFHEDASFTTTWSIDLHTPDTTNSKTFPDAEFKSATKHIYIYPYSVPYRCLYSRNVDNLFMAGRNISATHVALGTVRVMRTTGMMGEVVGIAAALCKKYNTTPRMIYQSHLDEFKSLMKEGVGKKEGLPDNQKFNEVKNLKQPKYLNKK from the coding sequence ATGAAAAAGACACTGGGATTATTCATCTCATTTTTATTGGCCGGTAGCACATTATTTGCTGCGGAGCTATTGGTAGAAGCTGAAAGCTTTATAAATAAGGGAGGCTGGGTCGTTGACCAGCAGTTTATGGATGTGATGGGATCTCCCTATATCATGGCTCATGGCATGGGCAAGCCAGTGGCTGATGCATCGACCACGGTAACCTTTCCCGGATCAGGAACTTATTACGTGTATGTACGTACATTCAACTGGACATTCCCCTGGGCCAAAGGTACCGGTCCGGGGGCGTTTACCCTGAAGGTAGGCGGTAAACGCCTGTCAACAACACTCGGAACCGAAGGCTCACAATGGATGTGGCAAAAGGCCGGCACCGTATCTGTCAAAGATAAGCAGACGACGTTGGTATTGAGTGACCTTTCCGGATTTAACGGCAGATGTGATGCGATCTATTTTACGACCGAAAAAGGAAGTACACCTCCGGCAGACGTCAATGAGTTGGCTCTTTTCCGCAAGAAGCTTCTCAATATTCCGCTTAATCCCGGGAATGTGGAGAAATATGATTTGGTCGTTGTGGGTGGCGGTGTTGCAGGTATGTGTGCAGCCACAGCAGCTGCACGTCTGGGATGCAAGGTTGCTTTGATCCATGACCGTCCGGTATTGGGAGGGAATAATAGCTCAGAGGTGCGTGTTCACCTGGGAGGATCTATCGAAAAAGGGAAAAATGCCGGCTTGGGCCGCATGATTCGTGAATTTGGTCACACCCGTGAAGGAAATGCCCAGAAGGCAGATGTCTATGAAGACGAGAAGAAAAGCGATTTTATTGCTAACGAGAAAAATATCACCCTGTTTACCAACTGTCATGCAACGGCCGTAACGACGAAAGATGGTAAGATCGAATCAGTCTTAGCCAAACAAGTTGAGACCGGAAATGAGATCAGCTTTAAAGCTCCGATTTTTGCAGATTGTACCGGTGACGGCACGATCGGTTATCTGGCGGGAGCTGATTACAGAATGGGACGTGAAAGCCGTGATGAATTTGGTGAAGATCTGGCTCCTGAAAAGGCCGATAAAATGACGATGGGAGCTTCGGTACAATGGTATTCAGTGGCAGATAATAAACCGAACTCATTTCCCCATTTTAAATATGGCGTGGATTTTAACGAAAAAAACTGCGAAAAAGTCACTATGGGCGAATGGAAGTGGGAGACCGGGATGAATTTTGACCAGATTAAAGATTTTGAACGTGTCCGTGACTATGGCCTTCTTGTGGTCTATTCTAACTGGAGTTTTCTGAAAAATGAATTGAAGGACAATCAGAAATACCAAAGCAGAAAACTGGAATGGGTGGCTTATATCGCCGGTAAGCGTGAGTCTCGTCGGTTGATGGGCGATTATATCCTGAAGCAGGATGATATTGACAAAAATATGTTTCATGAAGATGCTTCGTTTACCACTACCTGGAGTATCGACCTGCATACACCGGATACCACCAACTCTAAGACATTCCCGGATGCTGAGTTTAAATCGGCAACCAAACACATATACATCTATCCTTACTCAGTTCCTTATCGCTGCCTTTATTCACGTAACGTAGACAACCTGTTTATGGCTGGCCGTAATATTAGTGCCACTCACGTTGCTCTGGGTACGGTAAGGGTAATGCGTACGACCGGTATGATGGGAGAGGTAGTCGGTATCGCAGCCGCACTATGTAAAAAATACAATACGACTCCCCGTATGATTTATCAGTCACATCTGGATGAATTCAAGTCTCTGATGAAAGAAGGTGTGGGTAAAAAAGAGGGATTGCCCGATAATCAGAAATTTAATGAGGTGAAAAACCTGAAACAACCTAAGTATCTGAACAAAAAATAA
- a CDS encoding RagB/SusD family nutrient uptake outer membrane protein yields MKNAILKYALLSILALSSCSNLDLLPLSEASSGNWYSSDDEIEMAANEFYKIGYWSPVLEDTEQESDNFTYRNSNRNEILNGTLNGQAWYVITLWSQCYKGITLANILLRKTENAPLTGLSADKVRQFRAEAYFIRACKYATLLSYYGDVVYLTSSINIEQALQMGRMPKKDVIPLVYADFDNAIADLPVSYMGSLDQRFTKGAALAMKARFALYNSDWAVAAKAAKACMDLGVYDLHSDFTNLFLSTTRNTKENIFLIPRSIDNGVTLSDWLVNNELTRNATGYAAATPSWDLLAAFLCTDGLPIDESPLFDPHNPFKNRDPRCVKTIVEFGTRHLNFDYNPHPDSLTVMNYQTGKRQKNNDNRAVAQYASFNALVWKKGIDATWLVNGKKVDNDYVIIRFADVLLMYAESKIELNEIDATVLNAINRVRARGYGVRVTDVDKYPAVITTNQAKLRQTVRLERRVEFANEGLRYMDLIRWRLASKALNTKNYGILYPATLLRQTITSKGLWFWPSTPKIDDDGIADFSAMEYAGQIAVLSQRVWDDRQYLWPIPTDEISINSNIRQNPGY; encoded by the coding sequence ATGAAAAATGCAATACTCAAATATGCACTCTTGTCCATACTGGCTTTAAGTTCTTGCAGCAATCTTGACCTGTTGCCGTTATCGGAAGCATCATCCGGTAACTGGTATTCTTCAGATGATGAAATAGAGATGGCTGCAAATGAATTTTACAAAATTGGTTATTGGAGTCCAGTATTGGAAGATACCGAGCAGGAGTCTGACAACTTTACCTACCGGAATTCTAACAGAAATGAGATCCTTAACGGAACGCTGAATGGCCAAGCCTGGTACGTCATCACATTGTGGTCACAGTGTTACAAAGGAATTACGCTTGCCAACATATTACTCAGAAAGACCGAAAATGCACCTTTGACCGGACTTTCGGCAGATAAGGTAAGGCAATTTCGTGCAGAAGCATATTTTATCAGGGCATGTAAATATGCAACATTGCTTTCCTATTATGGAGATGTGGTATATCTTACTTCAAGTATTAACATAGAACAGGCTTTGCAAATGGGACGGATGCCTAAGAAAGATGTGATTCCATTGGTATATGCCGATTTTGACAATGCCATTGCAGATCTTCCTGTTTCGTATATGGGAAGTCTGGATCAGCGGTTTACCAAAGGTGCGGCATTAGCCATGAAAGCTCGTTTTGCACTTTATAATAGTGACTGGGCTGTGGCTGCAAAAGCGGCCAAGGCTTGCATGGATTTGGGTGTATATGATCTGCATTCAGATTTTACCAATTTATTTTTATCCACAACCAGAAACACCAAAGAAAATATATTCCTTATCCCGAGGTCTATCGATAATGGAGTGACACTCAGTGACTGGCTAGTGAATAATGAGCTTACACGCAATGCTACAGGCTACGCTGCCGCTACTCCGTCGTGGGATCTGCTCGCGGCATTCTTATGCACAGACGGGCTGCCGATAGATGAATCACCTCTGTTTGATCCTCACAACCCGTTTAAGAATCGTGATCCGCGTTGTGTGAAAACTATCGTTGAGTTTGGTACTCGTCATTTGAATTTTGATTACAATCCTCATCCTGATTCATTGACAGTAATGAACTACCAGACGGGTAAAAGGCAAAAGAACAACGATAACAGAGCTGTGGCTCAGTATGCATCTTTCAATGCCCTGGTATGGAAAAAAGGAATCGACGCCACCTGGCTGGTCAATGGCAAAAAGGTGGATAACGATTATGTCATTATTCGTTTTGCTGATGTGTTGTTGATGTATGCAGAGTCTAAAATTGAATTAAATGAAATAGACGCGACAGTGCTTAATGCCATTAATCGCGTAAGAGCCAGGGGGTATGGGGTTAGAGTAACTGATGTGGACAAATACCCAGCCGTGATCACCACTAACCAGGCAAAACTCCGGCAGACGGTGAGACTGGAACGTAGGGTGGAATTTGCCAACGAAGGGCTTCGCTATATGGACCTGATACGATGGCGGCTGGCATCTAAGGCTCTTAACACAAAGAACTACGGGATATTATATCCTGCTACTTTGTTACGTCAGACAATCACATCGAAGGGGTTGTGGTTTTGGCCTTCTACACCTAAGATTGATGATGATGGAATAGCGGATTTTTCAGCCATGGAATATGCGGGACAAATCGCCGTATTGTCTCAACGAGTGTGGGATGACAGACAATATTTATGGCCGATTCCAACAGACGAAATATCTATAAATAGCAATATAAGGCAAAACCCCGGTTATTAA